In Modestobacter versicolor, a single genomic region encodes these proteins:
- a CDS encoding SDR family NAD(P)-dependent oxidoreductase: MGTAVKTWFITGTSTGFGRHWAEAALERGDRVVATARRAETIADYPERFGRDVLTLELDVTGREAVRAAVQRAQEHFGVLDVVVNNAGYGHFGMVEELTEQELRDQLETNFFGAVWVTQAALPVFRSQGHGHLVQVTSEGGVRAFPGIGAYHASKWAVEGLSESLWQEVGSMGIHVTNVEPGPYATDWLARGSRTSAPLPAYDAVRAAGEGGWQLGDPAATRAAMLQVVDSPEPPHRVFFGRSFSDVAAIYQDRLDTWREWEPVALEAFGSPQR, translated from the coding sequence ATGGGAACAGCAGTCAAGACGTGGTTCATCACCGGGACGTCGACCGGGTTCGGGCGGCACTGGGCGGAGGCGGCGCTGGAGCGCGGCGACCGGGTCGTCGCCACCGCCCGGCGTGCGGAGACCATCGCCGACTACCCCGAGCGCTTCGGGCGCGACGTCCTCACCCTCGAGCTCGACGTCACCGGGCGCGAGGCGGTCCGCGCCGCGGTGCAGCGAGCGCAGGAGCACTTCGGCGTGCTCGACGTGGTGGTCAACAACGCCGGCTACGGCCACTTCGGGATGGTCGAGGAGCTGACCGAGCAGGAGCTGCGCGACCAGCTGGAGACGAACTTCTTCGGCGCCGTCTGGGTGACCCAGGCGGCGCTGCCGGTGTTCCGCTCCCAGGGGCACGGGCACCTGGTGCAGGTGACCAGCGAGGGCGGCGTCCGCGCCTTCCCGGGGATCGGCGCGTACCACGCCTCCAAGTGGGCCGTGGAGGGGTTGTCCGAGTCGCTGTGGCAGGAGGTCGGGTCGATGGGCATCCACGTGACCAACGTGGAGCCGGGCCCCTACGCCACCGACTGGCTGGCGCGCGGGTCGCGGACCAGCGCGCCGCTGCCGGCGTACGACGCGGTGCGCGCCGCGGGCGAGGGCGGCTGGCAGCTCGGCGACCCGGCGGCGACCCGGGCCGCGATGCTGCAGGTGGTCGACTCCCCCGAGCCGCCGCACCGGGTCTTCTTCGGGCGCTCGTTCAGCGACGTCGCCGCGATCTACCAGGACCGGCTGGACACCTGGCGGGAGTGGGAGCCGGTCGCGCTCGAGGCGTTCGGCTCCCCGCAGCGCTGA
- a CDS encoding SDR family oxidoreductase, which yields MQITHRTVLVVGGTSGIGRGLAQRFADAGSTVVVGGRDPGRPAGLETVRIDVTDPESVLRARDEVLDAHPDLDVVVTMSGVMLTEDLRDPAHIAAAETTIATNLLGTIRVVDAFTPHLLARGHGTILTVSSGIAFLPFPLMPSYGASKAGVHAYTEALRAQLAGTGVEVAELVPPAVATAGQERVNPAALPLDAYLDEVVELLAAEPTPAEVLVEGVRMHRWAERDGTYAELVERRSQSLRTLPGR from the coding sequence ATGCAGATCACCCACCGCACAGTCCTCGTCGTCGGCGGCACCTCCGGGATCGGCCGCGGCCTCGCGCAGCGGTTCGCCGACGCCGGCAGCACGGTCGTCGTCGGCGGCCGCGACCCCGGCCGACCGGCCGGCCTGGAGACCGTCCGCATCGACGTCACCGACCCGGAGTCCGTGCTCCGCGCCCGCGACGAGGTGCTCGACGCGCACCCCGACCTGGACGTCGTCGTCACGATGTCCGGCGTCATGCTCACCGAGGACCTGCGCGACCCCGCGCACATCGCCGCCGCCGAGACGACGATCGCCACCAACCTGCTCGGCACCATCCGGGTCGTCGACGCCTTCACCCCCCACCTGCTCGCCCGGGGACACGGGACGATCCTGACGGTGAGCTCGGGCATCGCCTTCCTCCCGTTCCCGCTGATGCCCAGCTACGGCGCCTCGAAGGCCGGTGTGCACGCCTACACCGAGGCGCTGCGGGCGCAGCTGGCCGGGACGGGGGTCGAGGTCGCCGAGCTGGTGCCGCCCGCCGTCGCCACGGCCGGGCAAGAGCGGGTGAACCCGGCGGCCCTGCCGCTCGACGCGTACCTGGACGAGGTGGTGGAGCTGCTGGCCGCGGAGCCGACGCCCGCCGAGGTGCTCGTCGAGGGCGTGCGCATGCACCGGTGGGCCGAGCGCGACGGCACCTACGCCGAGCTGGTGGAGCGGAGGTCGCAGTCGCTGCGCACGCTGCCCGGCCGCTGA
- a CDS encoding LysR substrate-binding domain-containing protein, with translation MPLDLTTQSLRSLKAVAEAGSFTVAAERLGYTQSAVSKQVRALETATGATLFTRTARGVQPTAAGRALLQRATAILDQLDAAQHDVDALAGRPAGRVTLGGFPATAVQLVPQALAQLAVDHPDVEVEFRALSTPAQIRQLRSGRIELGVIAVGEALPDYDLTGLETAVLPGGPMLVAVSAEHRWAGLARVSLDELRTERWIEGRGEAGEPQFGVWPSLGAADVVHTARDWSTRLGLVAAGLGVTTVPSLLAAGLPRTVAVVRVDDPSLPARRLTLAWAGRPSPAAAAVRAAVGAAAESIARTWSGAR, from the coding sequence GTGCCCCTGGACCTGACGACGCAGTCGCTGCGGTCGCTGAAGGCGGTCGCCGAGGCGGGCTCGTTCACGGTGGCCGCCGAACGGCTGGGCTACACCCAGTCCGCGGTCTCCAAGCAGGTCCGGGCCCTGGAGACGGCGACGGGCGCGACGCTGTTCACCCGCACCGCCCGCGGGGTGCAGCCGACCGCTGCGGGGCGGGCGCTGCTGCAGCGGGCCACCGCGATCCTGGACCAGCTGGACGCCGCCCAGCACGACGTCGACGCCCTCGCCGGGCGGCCCGCCGGCCGGGTCACGCTCGGCGGCTTCCCGGCCACCGCCGTCCAGCTGGTGCCGCAGGCGCTGGCCCAGCTGGCCGTCGACCACCCGGACGTCGAGGTCGAGTTCCGGGCGCTGTCGACGCCCGCCCAGATTCGGCAGCTGCGCTCGGGGCGCATCGAACTCGGGGTCATCGCGGTCGGCGAGGCGCTGCCGGACTACGACCTCACCGGCCTGGAGACGGCGGTGCTGCCCGGCGGCCCGATGCTCGTGGCCGTCTCCGCCGAGCACCGGTGGGCCGGCCTGGCACGGGTGTCGCTGGACGAGCTGCGCACGGAGCGCTGGATCGAGGGCCGGGGGGAGGCGGGCGAGCCGCAGTTCGGCGTCTGGCCGTCGCTCGGGGCGGCCGACGTGGTCCACACGGCGCGGGACTGGTCGACGCGGCTGGGCCTGGTGGCCGCCGGGCTGGGCGTGACCACCGTGCCCAGCCTGCTCGCCGCGGGGCTCCCGCGGACCGTCGCGGTGGTCCGGGTCGACGACCCGTCGCTGCCGGCGCGCCGGCTGACGCTGGCCTGGGCCGGCCGGCCCTCGCCGGCGGCCGCGGCGGTGCGCGCCGCCGTGGGCGCCGCCGCGGAGTCGATCGCCCGGACGTGGTCGGGCGCGCGCTGA
- a CDS encoding TetR-like C-terminal domain-containing protein — MSPRPAPDLDTRRDQVARAARELAEAEGWPAVTMRRLAGELGVTQPVLYSAFAGRQALVDAVALDGFAEVAAALEAVEAVPVARMRAYLDFAAAHPRVYEAMFSLPSGLAFAAEGTPAPLRRAFAGISEVFPGEAGTRAEVAWSTLHGLATLAAGGRLRAGEAAARLDLAHRLLTGEGTG; from the coding sequence ATGTCACCGCGTCCAGCCCCGGACCTCGACACGAGGCGGGACCAGGTCGCCCGCGCCGCCCGGGAGCTCGCCGAGGCCGAGGGCTGGCCCGCCGTCACGATGCGCCGCCTCGCCGGCGAGCTCGGCGTCACCCAGCCGGTGCTGTACTCGGCGTTCGCCGGCCGTCAGGCGCTCGTCGACGCGGTGGCGCTGGACGGCTTCGCCGAGGTCGCCGCGGCGCTCGAGGCGGTGGAGGCCGTGCCGGTGGCGCGGATGCGGGCCTACCTCGACTTCGCCGCGGCGCACCCCCGGGTGTACGAGGCGATGTTCTCGCTGCCCTCGGGCCTGGCCTTCGCCGCCGAGGGCACCCCCGCGCCGCTGCGGCGCGCCTTCGCCGGCATCAGCGAGGTGTTCCCGGGTGAGGCGGGCACCCGCGCGGAGGTCGCCTGGTCGACGCTGCACGGGCTCGCCACCCTCGCGGCCGGCGGACGCCTGCGCGCCGGGGAGGCGGCGGCCCGGCTCGACCTCGCGCACCGCCTGCTCACCGGGGAGGGCACCGGCTGA
- the msrA gene encoding peptide-methionine (S)-S-oxide reductase MsrA: protein MTTETAILAGGCFWGAQDLLRKRPGVISTRVGYSGGDTPNATYRNHGDHAEAVEIVFDPEVISFRELLEFFFQIHDPSTKDRQGNDVGRSYRSAIYYTSEEQQRVALDTIADVDASGLWPGKVVTEVEPAGPFWQAEEEHQDYLQKIPFGYTCHFVRPDWVLPRRAAQTA from the coding sequence GTGACCACTGAGACCGCGATCCTCGCCGGCGGCTGCTTCTGGGGCGCGCAGGACCTGCTGCGCAAGCGCCCGGGCGTCATCTCGACCCGCGTCGGCTACTCCGGGGGTGACACCCCGAACGCCACCTACCGCAACCACGGTGACCACGCCGAGGCGGTCGAGATCGTCTTCGACCCCGAGGTGATCTCCTTCCGGGAGCTGCTGGAGTTCTTCTTCCAGATCCACGACCCGTCGACGAAGGACCGGCAGGGCAACGACGTGGGCCGCAGCTACCGCTCGGCGATCTACTACACGTCCGAGGAGCAGCAGCGGGTCGCGCTCGACACGATCGCCGACGTGGACGCCTCGGGGCTGTGGCCCGGCAAGGTCGTCACCGAGGTGGAGCCGGCCGGCCCCTTCTGGCAGGCCGAGGAGGAGCACCAGGACTACCTGCAGAAGATCCCGTTCGGCTACACCTGCCACTTCGTGCGGCCGGACTGGGTGCTCCCGCGCCGGGCGGCGCAGACCGCCTAG
- a CDS encoding DUF4267 domain-containing protein — protein MTVPALVLAVLACAGIIALGVRFLLRPRQATAGFGVAPGSTRALTAIKGVRDITSGTVLLVVWAAAGQTALGWGLVAAALTPAADAVIVLTNGGRPATAFGVHGVTAALLVAAGLVLALG, from the coding sequence ATGACCGTTCCCGCACTCGTGCTCGCCGTCCTGGCCTGCGCCGGCATCATCGCCCTGGGGGTCCGCTTCCTGCTGCGACCGCGGCAGGCGACGGCCGGCTTCGGTGTCGCGCCGGGCAGCACCCGCGCCCTGACCGCGATCAAGGGCGTCCGCGACATCACCTCCGGCACCGTGCTGCTGGTGGTGTGGGCCGCCGCCGGCCAGACCGCGCTCGGCTGGGGGCTGGTCGCCGCGGCGCTCACCCCGGCCGCGGACGCGGTGATCGTGCTGACCAACGGCGGCAGGCCGGCCACCGCGTTCGGCGTCCACGGCGTCACCGCTGCACTGCTCGTCGCAGCCGGGCTCGTGCTGGCGCTGGGGTGA